One region of Citrus sinensis cultivar Valencia sweet orange chromosome 6, DVS_A1.0, whole genome shotgun sequence genomic DNA includes:
- the LOC102610400 gene encoding uncharacterized protein LOC102610400 isoform X1, whose translation MEGAGSSSVSDNGSSSVSGNSSSETTRVPLSEVVSDCVKRWFRDTLKEAKGGDINMQVLVGQMYFSGYGVARDAQKGRIWISRASRTRSSVWKVGEKHPGLPLLHHLKHACNILFS comes from the exons ATGGAGGGCGCTGGCAGCAGTAGCGTTTCTGATAACGGCAGCAGTAGCGTTTCTGGTAACAGCAGCAGTGAAACGACGCGCGTGCCCTTATCAGAAGTTGTATCTGATTGCGTGAAGCGGTGGTTTAGGGACACCCTTAAAGAAGCCAAAGGTGGTGATATCAATATGCAAGTGCTGGTGGGTCAGATGTACTTTAGCGGCTATGGTGTTGCCAGAGATGCCCAgaag GGAAGAATCTGGATTTCAAGAGCATCAAGGACTCGGTCCTCAGTTTGGAAAGTTGGTGAAAAGCATCCAG GGCTGCCACTTCTTCACCACCTCAAACACGCCTGtaacattcttttttcttaa
- the LOC102610400 gene encoding uncharacterized protein LOC102610400 isoform X2, which produces MEGAGSSSVSDNGSSSVSGNSSSETTRVPLSEVVSDCVKRWFRDTLKEAKGGDINMQVLVGQMYFSGYGVARDAQKGRIWISRASRTRSSVWKVGEKHPGYNASDSDSDEMKEES; this is translated from the exons ATGGAGGGCGCTGGCAGCAGTAGCGTTTCTGATAACGGCAGCAGTAGCGTTTCTGGTAACAGCAGCAGTGAAACGACGCGCGTGCCCTTATCAGAAGTTGTATCTGATTGCGTGAAGCGGTGGTTTAGGGACACCCTTAAAGAAGCCAAAGGTGGTGATATCAATATGCAAGTGCTGGTGGGTCAGATGTACTTTAGCGGCTATGGTGTTGCCAGAGATGCCCAgaag GGAAGAATCTGGATTTCAAGAGCATCAAGGACTCGGTCCTCAGTTTGGAAAGTTGGTGAAAAGCATCCAG GTTATAACGCGAGTGATTCGGATTCagatgaaatgaaagaagaatCTTAA
- the LOC102611004 gene encoding putative pentatricopeptide repeat-containing protein At3g08820 gives MTVLTNTTSPAFATAREIKNRLLQGFNSIKQLKYVHAILLRVGLDQDSYLLNLLLRSCFHFGQTNYTHLIFSQTKEPNIFLYNTMIRGFVSNDCFQHAIEFYNSMRNEGFLPTNFTFPFVLKACAREHDFQLGVRSHSLIVKAGLDCDEFVKTSLLNLYVHCGYLADALKVFDDIPDKNVVSWTAIISGYINEGNLEEAINMFRRLLHRGLKPDSFSIVRVLTACTQLGDLSTAKWIHGYVNEAGMGRNVFVATSLVDLYAKCGNMEKARRVFDQMPEKDIVSWSSMIQGYASNGFPKEALDMFYNMQRENLKPDRYTMVGVLSACASLGALELGVWASSFMERNEFLSNPVLGTTLIDMYAKCGRMAQACKVFREMKDKDQVVWNAVVSGLSMNGYVKVAFGVFGQLEKCGIQPNGNTFVGLLCGCTHAGLVDEGRQFFNSMSRVFSLTPMIEHYGCMVDLLGRSGQLDEAHELIKSMPMEPNAIVWGALLAGCRLHKKTDLAEHVLNQLIALEPWNSGNYVLLSNIYSASHKWNDAAKIRSMMGDKGIQKIRGCSWVEVDGVVHEFLVGDNSHPLSEKIYSKLDELATKLKAAGFVPTTDHVLFDIEEEEKQYFLACHSEKLALAFGLITTAPKDVIRIAKNLRVCGDCHEAIKLISKITGREIIVRDNNRFHCFIEGSCSCKDFW, from the coding sequence ATGACCGTTTTGACAAACACGACGTCTCCCGCATTTGCAACGGCTCGGGAGATCAAGAACCGCCTGCTTCAAGGCTTCAACTCCATCAAACAACTCAAGTATGTGCATGCTATCCTCCTCCGCGTCGGCCTCGATCAAGACAGCTATCTTCTCAACTTGCTCTTGCGCTCCTGCTTCCATTTTGGTCAAACAAACTACACTCATCTCATCTTTAGTCAAACCAAAGAGCCCAATATTTTTCTATACAATACTATGATTCGAGGTTTTGTTTCTAACGATTGCTTTCAACACGCCATTGAATTTTACAATTCTATGCGCAATGAGGGATTCTTGCCCACTAATTTCACTTTCCCTTTCGTCTTAAAGGCTTGCGCGAGAGAACATGATTTCCAGTTGGGTGTAAGGAGTCATTCCCTTATCGTTAAAGCGGGTCTTGATTGCGATGAGTTTGTTAAAACCAGTTTGCTTAATTTGTATGTTCATTGCGGGTACTTAGCTGACGCGCTTAAAGTGTTTGATGATATTCCTGACAAGAATGTTGTTTCGTGGACTGCGATTATTAGTGGGTACATTAATGAAGGGAATTTGGAAGAGGCTATTAATATGTTCAGAAGGTTATTGCATAGGGGTTTGAAACCTGATAGTTTTAGCATTGTTAGAGTTTTGACTGCGTGTACTCAGTTAGGGGATTTGAGCACTGCAAAATGGATTCATGGATATGTTAACGAAGCTGGTATGGGAAGGAATGTGTTTGTAGCTACCTCTTTGGTGGACTTGTATGCAAAGTGCGGAAACATGGAGAAAGCACGACGTGTCTTTGATCAGATGCCTGAGAAGGATATAGTTTCTTGGAGCAGCATGATTCAGGGTTATGCATCAAATGGATTTCCGAAAGAAGCTTTGGATATGTTCTATAACATGCAGAGAGAGAATCTGAAACCTGATCGTTATACTATGGTCGGAGTTCTTTCTGCTTGTGCAAGTTTAGGGGCATTAGAATTGGGAGTTTGGGCTAGCAGTTTCATGGAGAGAAATGAGTTTCTATCGAATCCTGTGCTGGGTACCACCTTGATTGATATGTACGCAAAATGTGGGAGAATGGCTCAAGCATGCAAAGTCTTTAGAGAGATGAAGGATAAGGATCAAGTGGTTTGGAATGCTGTCGTATCTGGGCTTTCAATGAATGGATATGTAAAAGTTGCATTTGGGGTTTTTGGTCAACTAGAGAAATGTGGGATTCAACCTAATGGTAACACATTTGTTGGCTTGCTTTGTGGGTGTACCCATGCTGGTCTTGTTGACGAGGGTCGTCAGTTTTTCAATAGCATGAGTCGCGTCTTTTCCTTGACTCCTATGATTGAGCATTATGGATGTATGGTGGATCTTCTTGGTCGATCAGGTCAGTTAGATGAAGCCCATGAGTTGATCAAAAGTATGCCAATGGAGCCTAATGCCATTGTTTGGGGAGCCTTGCTGGCGGGATGTAGATTGCACAAGAAGACTGACTTGGCTGAGCATGTACTAAACCAGTTGATTGCATTAGAACCATGGAACTCTGGAAACTATGTTCTCCTATCAAACATATATTCCGCCAGTCATAAATGGAATGACGCAGCAAAAATTCGGTCAATGATGGGTGACAAAGGGATCCAAAAGATACGCGGATGCAGCTGGGTTGAGGTAGATGGTGTTGTTCATGAATTCCTTGTGGGCGATAATTCCCACCCCCTATCTgagaaaatatattcaaaGCTTGATGAGTTAGCAACAAAACTGAAAGCAGCTGGTTTTGTTCCTACAACTGACCATGTGCTGTTCGATATAGAAGAGGAAGAGAAGCAGTATTTTCTTGCTTGTCACAGTGAGAAACTGGCCCTCGCATTTGGTCTCATCACCACTGCTCCAAAAGACGTAATTCGAATTGCAAAAAACCTTCGAGTATGTGGTGATTGCCATGAAGCCATTAAGCTCATTTCAAAGATCACAGGTAGAGAGATAATTGTTAGAGATAATAACCGATTCCATTGTTTTATCGAAGGTTCATGTTCATGTAAAGATTTTTGGTGA
- the LOC102611298 gene encoding protein SCAR2, with amino-acid sequence MPLTRYQIRNEYSLADPELYKAADRDDPEALLEGVAMAGLVGVLRQLGDLAEFAAEIFHDLHEEVMATAARGHGLMVRVQQLEAEFPSIEKAFLSQTNHTSFFSNAGVDWHPNLRTEQNLITRGDLPRCVMDSYEECRGPPRLFLLDKFDVAGAGACLKRYTDPSFFKVETAPSEPSLEVHREKKFRKVKKKGSRWKNGETPEIVPTSHAKLHQLFLEESVEKGLSDPARLVKLKKRQLDASPFNSRSGKSYMEKFLETPPERDEVREISVNPLPLKMASDYSSESGLEIYEITTVSPVKEKSQRKESTCSSPNAHEVVLKPSMDELYGNDRQIVMVPEPGTDGEREEIPSIHPKVMVERDIAVDGEGKREGSVDEDNSDDMTSEVDNYMDALTTMESEMETDHVYRPKSDSGFSNVAKRGVDPDRNGELLKFETHSSDSQSIGNVSASDDGNNSLKKGRSSFSCSDTLSNLGEILPSDGEGSAIVVPASEAFMPEHAEAQSNQFPEDMAVRCIDEDNINSLGEVSGNSSLADSNHPQHPLDPTASSMQHHPDETPSEPTKLGSALSHTDERETNLVESSAIVTDTTSQTTNGSPFTVSAECHSLDKLDGGDCHISSYVSSHLSNYSELAPEDFAEKSNPDNTVNIKIGSPRSNTSSPAEEQVHYSILSEVEDSDVGKRDDLVSEDVDALPETEVYRESDTSQNCNFQEQHISDIVDNVPQDELESVEETPVYSEEANTYCTADIEKIGASTCNVDAVDQEAVPREFPSNYQDCSILEDHAGLDDLVAEGVLVENMAVSATVVSAEAIADDDVDVVYPLQDSLCSPSNDTVNSETEDPLKDGLEFNKVVSHDCLTGLEAENETTQMQVAPKVFDSASCKLISHDESNSEMVKGVQNSSAEVSQNSLPAGDVTIPPTSSGLSDQELESESLHQSHLLDGGANAMSLPAVQLPDPETSSEQPLELQTNQLDSECMAAKASPNSPDHLSEQIQSSIHTDQQRLFNDVSESCQANLPNELSPCGYLQQSTGLEINITEQELDPLSSVFPSSGLLPEAAQVNLEEMPPLPPLPPMQWRLGKIQHAPLSPQREFMDHSQESFPSILPFRDREKAQSAFPAEQSDIMQSANPFLPVSVVEVEKPNVPEQVGDAMQPTLSPLQLPFMAEDANSPNSHPLEGTQSLNPFLTEKPDHGSLASEHEVVQLSSNPFLSLPANEDTASEHDPVSSSEKLIHSLNQSASEPGLPHMSENFEGEHGNSSDKSALPPIKVEDTASKNGPVPSPGKPIHLLNQSVSEPSLQHTSENLAREHGNPFDGSVLPPRNVEDAASNYDPVSSLEKPIHPLKQSASEPGLQHTSEISEEEHGNPSDTSVPPPRKVEEQPHRGLSSSEGKSTWPSNPFALLTTSEVGHANGRSTVKLPRPRNPLIDAVAAHDKSKLRKVTERVQPQSEPKVDERNSLLEQIRTKSFNLKPALVSRPSIQGPKTNLRVAAILEKANAIRQATAGSDEDNDEDWSDS; translated from the exons GTGTTGACTGGCATCCTAATCTACGCACGGAGCAGAATCTGATCACTCGTGGAGACTTACCTCGCTGTGTAATGGACTCTTATGAGGAATGCAGGGGTCCGCCGCGATTATTTCTTCTTGACAA ATTTGATGTTGCTGGGGCTGGGGCATGTTTGAAGCGTTACACTGATCCGTCATTCTTTAAAGTTGAAACAGCACCTTCTGAACCATCTCTAGAAGTCCATAGGGAAAAGAAATTCCGAAAAGTGAAG AAGAAAGGATCACGCTGGAAGAATGGAGAAACCCCAGAAATTGTGCCAACATCACATGCCAA ACTGCATCAATTGTTTTTGGAGGAGAGTGTTGAGAAGGGCCTCAGTGACCCTGCACGTCTtgtgaagttaaaaaaaaggcaaTTGGACGCATCTCCATTTAACTCAAGATCTGGGAAAAGTTACAtggaaaaattcttggaaaCTCCTCCAGAGCGCGATGAGGTTCGGGAAATTTCTGTTAATCCGTTGCCCTTGAAAATGGCATCAGATTATTCTAGTGAATCAGGGCTTGAAATATATGAGATAACTACAGTAAGTCctgttaaagaaaaatcacaaagaaaggaaagcaCATGTTCTTCACCTAATGCACATGAAGTAGTTCTAAAGCCATCTATGGATGAGCTGTACGGAAATGACAGACAGATTGTGATGGTGCCGGAACCAGGTACTGATGgtgaaagagaagaaattcCTTCTATCCATCCTAAAGTGATGGTTGAAAGGGATATAGCAGTTGATGGAGAAGGAAAACGAGAGGGGAGTGTGGATGAGGACAACTCTGATGATATGACTAGTGAGGTTGACAATTACATGGATGCTCTTACTACCATGGAGTCAGAAATGGAAACAGACCATGTGTATAGACCTAAATCTGATAGTGGCTTCTCGAACGTTGCAAAACGTGGTGTGGATCCTGATAGGAATGGGGAACTGCTAAAGTTCGAAACCCATTCTTCTGATTCTCAATCAATTGGAAACGTTTCAGCATCTGATGATGGGAACAATTCATTGAAGAAAGGAAGATCTAGCTTTTCTTGTTCTGATACTCTCAGCAATTTGGGGGAAATTCTACCATCGGATGGTGAAGGATCAGCTATAGTGGTTCCTGCTTCTGAAGCTTTTATGCCCGAACATGCTGAGGCACAATCCAACCAGTTTCCTGAAGATATGGCAGTTAGGTGCATTGATGAAGATAATATCAATAGTCTTGGAGAAGTATCTGGTAATTCCTCTCTTGCTGATTCAAATCATCCTCAGCATCCGCTGGACCCTACAGCAAGTTCAATGCAACACCATCCAGATGAAACACCCTCTGAGCCAACGAAACTTGGTTCTGCATTATCACACACTGATGAAAGAGAGACTAACTTGGTTGAATCTTCAGCAATTGTTACTGACACAACTTCACAAACAACGAATGGTAGTCCTTTTACAGTTTCTGCTGAATGCCATTCTCTGGATAAGTTGGATGGTGGAGATTGCCATATCTCTTCTTATGTTTCATCACATTTATCAAACTATTCAGAGCTGGCTCCTGAAGATTTTGCAGAAAAAAGTAATCCAGATAACACAGTGAACATTAAGATTGGTTCACCTCGGTCAAATACTTCTTCACCTGCAGAAGAGCAGGTCCATTACTCAATTTTGTCAGAAGTAGAAGATTCAGACGTTGGGAAGCGTGATGATTTAGTCTCTGAAGATGTTGATGCTTTGCCAGAAACTGAAGTCTACAGGGAAAGTGATACTTCACAGAATTGTAACTTTCAAGAGCAGCACATATCAGATATTGTGGATAATGTACCACAAGATGAACTTGAATCAGTAGAAGAAACACCTGTTTATTCTGAGGAAGCAAATACTTACTGTACTGCAGACATTGAGAAAATAGGCGCATCCACCTGCAATGTAGATGCAGTGGATCAAGAGGCTGTCCCTCGTGAATTCCCATCTAATTACCAGGATTGTTCAATACTTGAGGATCATGCAGGCTTAGATGATTTAGTAGCTGAAGGTGTTTTGGTAGAAAATATGGCTGTGTCTGCCACTGTTGTGTCTGCTGAGGCCATTGCTGACGATGATGTTGACGTTGTTTATCCACTACAGGATTCACTCTGTTCTCCATCTAATGATACCGTGAATTCTGAGACTGAGGATCCCCTCAAGGATGGATTGGAATTTAATAAGGTGGTTTCCCATGATTGTCTTACAGGACTAGAGGCAGAAAATGAAACAACTCAAATGCAAGTTGCACCTAAAGTGTTTGACTCGGCCTCATGCAAATTGATCTCTCATGATGAGTCGAATTCAGAGATGGTTAAAGGTGTCCAGAACTCTTCAGCTGAGGTATCCCAAAATAGTTTGCCTGCAGGTGATGTCACCATTCCACCCACATCTTCAGGACTCAGTGACCAGGAGCTGGAATCAGAATCTCTCCATCAGAGTCATCTTCTGGATGGTGGAGCAAATGCCATGTCTTTACCTGCTGTTCAACTCCCAGATCCAGAAACTTCCTCAGAGCAGCCACTGGAGTTGCAAACTAATCAACTTGATTCGGAATGCATGGCAGCGAAAGCAAGTCCTAATTCACCAGATCATTTATCTGAACAGATACAATCTTCTATTCACACAGATCAGCAAAGACTCTTTAATGATGTTTCTGAATCTTGTCAAGCAAACCTTCCAAACGAACTTTCACCGTGTGGGTACTTGCAACAATCAACTGGATTAGAAATCAACATTACTGAACAAGAATTGGATCCATTGAGTTCTGTCTTTCCTAGTTCTGGCCTTCTTCCTGAGGCAGCTCAAGTCAACCTGGAGGAGATGCCACCATTGCCTCCTCTGCCGCCAATGCAGTGGAGATTAGGGAAGATTCAACATGCTCCTTTATCCCCACAGAGAGAATTCATGGATCATAGTCAGGAGTCATTTCCATCAATTTTGCCATTTAGAGATCGTGAGAAAGCACAATCTGCTTTTCCAGCTGAACAGAGTGACATAATGCAGTctgcaaatccatttttgcCTGTTAGTGTCGTTGAAGTGGAGAAGCCAAATGTGCCTGAACAAGTGGGTGATGCGATGCAGCCTACTTTGTCTCCACTGCAATTGCCATTTATGGCTGAGGATGCAAATAGTCCAAACAGCCATCCTTTGGAGGGAACTCAATCCCTGAATCCGTTCTTAACTGAGAAGCCTGATCACGGTTCCCTTGCTTCAGAGCATGAAGTGGTTCAATTAAGTTCAAACCCTTTCTTGTCTTTACCAGCTAATGAAGATACTGCTTCTGAACATGATCCCGTTTCTTCATCAGAAAAACTAATTCACTCTCTGAATCAATCAGCATCAGAGCCAGGACTTCCACACATGTCAGAAAATTTTGAAGGGGAACATGGAAATTCTTCTGATAAATCTGCGCTGCCACCCATAAAGGTTGAAGATACAGCTTCTAAAAATGGCCCTGTACCATCTCCAGGGAAACCAATCCACCTTCTGAATCAATCGGTGTCAGAGCCTTCACTTCAACACACTTCAGAAAATTTAGCACGGGAACATGGAAATCCTTTTGATGGGTCTGTGCTACCACCTAGAAATGTTGAAGATGCAGCTTCCAACTATGACCCTGTATCTTCCCTGGAGAAACCAATTCATCCTCTGAAACAATCGGCTTCAGAGCCAGGACTTCAACACACTTCGGAAATTTCAGAAGAGGAACATGGAAATCCTTCCGATACCTCTGTACCGCCACCTAGAAAGGTTGAAGAGCAACCACACCGTGGTTTGTCAAGTTCTGAGGGAAAATCAACATGGCCTTCTAATCCATTTGCTCTATTAACAACCTCTGAAGTTGGACATGCAAATGGAAGATCAACAGTTAAGCTTCCCCGTCCTCGGAATCCTCTTATTGATGCTGTTGCTGCTCATGACAAAAGCAAG TTGAGAAAGGTAACCGAAAGGGTTCAGCCTCAAAGTGAACCAAAGGTTGATGAAAGAAATTCACTGCTAGAGCAAATACGAACCAAG TCCTTTAACTTGAAGCCTGCATTGGTGTCAAGACCCAGCATTCAGGGTCCTAAAACTAATTTGAGAGTTGCTGCCATCTTGGAGAAAGCAAATGCTATTCGACAG GCTACGGCTGGAAGTGATGAAGATAATGATGAAGATTGGAGTGATTCTTGA